One genomic region from Gadus morhua chromosome 9, gadMor3.0, whole genome shotgun sequence encodes:
- the pparab gene encoding peroxisome proliferator-activated receptor alpha b, protein MSASVMVDVDIPYGPPSPLEDSVLGSPLCSPSPLEDSMLDSPLCSPSPLDHCALHSPLCSPSPLGHSVLDSPLCGHDGFIGGMEGLQARSKSMDDDAFSSLGAHEYPSSSTGSGSEGSTALDALTPASSPSSGVYSSAPAGPEEVSSQASALNLECRVCGDRASGYHYGVHACEGCKGFFRRTIRLKLEYDKCERRCKIQKKNRNKCQYCRFQKCLSVGMSHNAIRFGRMPQSEKLKLKAELVTGELEVEDPRQADQKTLARQIYEAYLKNFNMNKAKARTILTGKTSTPPFVIHDMDTLQLAEQTLVAKMVGTGGGGLLDREAEARIFHCCQCTSVETVTELTEFAKSVPGFAELDLNDQVTLLKYGVYEALFAMLASCMNKDGLLVAYGAGFITREFLKSLRRPFSDMMEPKFQFAMRFNALELDDSDLALFVAAIICCGDRPGLVNVGHIERMQENIVQVLRLHLLANHQDDAFLFPKLLQKLADLRQLVTEHAQLVQEIKKTEDASLHPLLQEIYRDMY, encoded by the exons ATGTCTGCCAGCGTTATGGTCGACGTGGACATCCCTTAcggccccccctctcccctggagGACTCTGTCCTGGGGAGCCCTCTGTGTAGCCCCTCTCCCCTGGAGGACTCGATGCTGGACAGCCCCCTGTGCAGCCCCTCGCCGCTGGACCACTGCGCCCTGCACAGCCCCCTGTGCAGCCCCTCTCCTCTGGGCCACTCCGTGCTGGACAGCCCCCTGTGTGGCCACGATGGCTTCATCGGAGGCATGGAGGGGCTGCAGGCCAGGTCCAAGTCCATGGACGACGACGCCTTCAGTTCTCTGGGCGCGCACGAGTACCCGTCCTCCAGCACCGGCTCCGGGTCCGAAGGTTCCACCGCCCTAG atgcGCTGACCCCGGCGTCTAGCCCCTCGTCGGGGGTCTACTCGTCGGCCCCCGCGGGCCCCGAGGAGGTCAGCTCCCAGGCCTCGGCCCTGAACCTGGAGTGCCGGGTGTGCGGCGACCGCGCCTCGGGCTACCACTACGGCGTGCACGCCTGCGAGGGCTGCAAG GGTTTTTTCCGGAGGACCATTCGCCTGAAGCTTGAGTACGACAAGTGCGAACGCCGCTGCAAGATCCAGAAAAAGAACCGAAACAAGTGTCAATACTGCCGCTTCCAGAAGTGCCTCTCAGTGGGCATGTCTCACAACG CCATCCGCTTCGGCCGGATGCCCCAGTCGGAGAAGCTGAAGCTGAAGGCGGAGCTGGTGAcgggggagctggaggtggaggacccCCGTCAGGCGGACCAGAAGACCCTGGCCCGGCAGATCTACGAGGCCTACCTGAAGAACTTCAACATGAACAAGGCCAAGGCTCGCACCATCCTCACCGGCAAGACCAGCACCCCc CCCTTCGTCATCCACGACATGGACACCCTGCAGCTGGCCGAGCAGACCCTGGTGGCCAAGATGGTGGGCACGGGGGGCGGCGGCCTGCTGGACCGCGAGGCGGAGGCCCGCATCTTCCACTGCTGCCAGTGCACCTCGGTGGAGACGGTGACGGAGCTCACCGAGTTCGCCAAGTCGGTGCCGGGCTTCGCCGAGCTGGACCTCAACGACCAGGTGACGCTGCTCAAGTACGGTGTGTACGAAGCGCTGTTCGCCATGCTGGCGTCGTGCATGAACAAGGACGGGCTGCTGGTGGCGTACGGCGCCGGCTTCATCACGCGCGAGTTCCTCAAGAGCCTGCGGCGGCCCTTCAGCGACATGATGGAGCCCAAGTTCCAGTTCGCCATGAGGTTCAACGCCCTGGAGCTGGACGACAGTGACCTGGCGCTGTTCGTGGCCGCAATCATCTGCTGTGGAG ACCGGCCGGGGCTGGTGAACGTGGGTCACATCGAGCGCATGCAGGAGAACATCGTGCAGGTGCTGCGGCTCCACCTGCTGGCCAACCACCAGGACGACGCCTTCCTCTTCCCCAAGCTGCTGCAGAAGCTGGCCGACCTGCGGCAGCTGGTCACGGAGCACGCTCAGCTGGTGCAGGAGATCAAGAAGACGGAGGACGCCTCGCTGCACCCGCTACTGCAGGAGATCTACCGTGACATGTACTGA